ATCAAATACATTTCTTCTATATTTTACTACAAGAACTAAGCGATAATACAGCAAAAATACTGAATGACAATTACTATCTAACTCCATTGTTTTTACTCCTATTTTTATATATCTACTGATTATATTATATCACTTTGTCTTCTAAAAAACAATAGGGCAATTCATCGCACCATCTATAGAGGTGGGCGACTTCTTGCCCGTTAGGTTAAAAGAAAAAATATCAATATAACAAAAGAGTGGTAATCTCCACTCTTTTAAAGTATCTGTAATTTTTCTTTTAATGCTTCTTGTAATAATTTTGAAAAGTTAACTTTTCTTTCAATACCTAAATCATTTAGCCATTTTGGTAAAGTTAAAGTTTTTTTTATTAATTTATTGTCATATTTTTTCTTAAATTCAAGCATATCTGCTTGTATCATTACTATATGCTCTCCTTTATTTAACTTTATATTTTCTAAGTCTGATATAGCCGGTACCTCTTCTAGAGTGCTTAAATTTAATTCAAGACAATCTTTAGCCATATATAAAGCTTCTTTAAAATCATTACCACAAGTAAATGCTCCATCTAAATCTGGAAAGCTAACACTATAACTTCCATCTTCCTCTTTTGTAAAAATGGCTGGATATATTTGTTTATCCTTCATTTTACCACCTCTTTTTTTAGTTTTGCGATAATTTCTTTTGACGTCATATTCCCTCCATCGCACCATTATTTTAACACGTGTATTAATACGTGTCAATAGATTTTAACAACAAAAAACCACTAGACTAGCTAGTGGCTCCTTGTTGTTTGTTATCTAATATATAAAATATTTTGGGGAAAGATTTATTATGTATTAATAGTATCATATAATTATGACAAACTTGTTACAGATTAATTATAAATTTTTCCTACTCTTCTCCATTTTTCTTTTCGAAGCTAATTAAGATTGGAGAACCATCAAACCCAAAGGCTTCTCTAAATTTATTCTCAATATATCTTGCATATGAGAAGTGAATTAGCTCTGGATAGTTACAGAACAGAGCAAATCTTGGTGGTGCAACAGATACTTGTGTAGCATAGTTAATTTTTACAACTCTACCTTTTCTTGTAGGTGGATTATTCATAAGTACAGCTTCCTTAAGTACTGTATTTAGGATACCAGTAGATATTCTCTTGTTGTACTCTTCAAATATCTGATCTGCTATCTCTAAAAGTTTTGTTGTTCTTTGTCCAGTAAGAGCTGATACGAACTCTATTGGAGCATAAGATAGGAACGG
This Candidatus Fusobacterium pullicola DNA region includes the following protein-coding sequences:
- a CDS encoding IS200/IS605 family transposase, encoding MELDSNCHSVFLLYYRLVLVVKYRRNVFD
- a CDS encoding type II toxin-antitoxin system HicB family antitoxin, whose translation is MKDKQIYPAIFTKEEDGSYSVSFPDLDGAFTCGNDFKEALYMAKDCLELNLSTLEEVPAISDLENIKLNKGEHIVMIQADMLEFKKKYDNKLIKKTLTLPKWLNDLGIERKVNFSKLLQEALKEKLQIL